A window of the Vespa velutina chromosome 7, iVesVel2.1, whole genome shotgun sequence genome harbors these coding sequences:
- the LOC124950391 gene encoding uncharacterized protein LOC124950391, with translation MALSRISRCSDLLTTFNRNLQPVGIASYPFNEVQFKRRETVPRSQMKILHVTSIRRYPDAPTLPLPNNVSEIFANETGRFTPERTRDIASPILIYGANRVSANNNNSFSFSSFSDKEVTFNEQRNFSIVREDTHIDSYDCSGAISLNGSMQSNVPKPFCSTGKSTHFNMPGGQWAKDSKYIAEDMQKSHYRLTSINILSSDRVKNGIMNEAILMSTLHNKLLHPIYIDLMRYSTNASTPLNTTNSEDKIKKKIIATKRERFKMIVKDYGKVVFVFHVTISLMSLGFFYTAVISGIDLMPYIETVYNTENEKVMKILNDSSGFLLAYTIHKMLAPIRLSITCAITPWLVLYLRKKGILKRPVPKKTG, from the exons ATGGCATTATCTCGGATAAGTCGCTGTTCCGATTTGTTAACTACATTTAATCGTAACTTGCAGCCAG TTGGCATAGCAAGTTATCCGTTCAATGAGGTACAATTCAAACGTCGTGAAACAGTACCAAGAAGCCAAATGAAGATTTTACACGTAACGAGCATACGTCGTTATCCTGATGCACCGACTTTGCCACTTCCCAATAATGTTTCGGAAATATTTGCGAACGAGACAGGTCGATTCACCCCGGAACGAACAAGGGACATAGCAAGTCCGATTTTGATTTATGGTGCGAACAGAGTCAGCGCCAACAACAATAACTCATTCTCGTTCTCGTCCTTTAGCGACAAGGAAGTAACGTTCAACGAACAAAGAAATTTCTCGATCGTACGCGAGGACACGCACATAGATTCGTACGATTGTTCAGGCGCTATTAGTTTAAATGGTAGCATGCAAAGTAACGTGCCAAAACCTTTCTGTTCAACTGGCAAATCGACTCATTTCAATATGCCAGGTGGACAGTGGGCTAAGGATAGTAAATATATTGCTGAAGATATGCAAAAATCACATTACAGGCTTACCagcattaatattttatcatccgATCGAGTTAAGAATG GTATCATGAACGAAGCCATTTTAATGAGTACACTCCACAATAAATTGTTACATCCAATTTATATTGATCTTATGAGATACTCAACAAATGCTTCAACACCGCTGAATACTACTAATTCggaagataagataaaaaagaaaataatagcgactaaaagagaaagatttaaaatgatCGTAAAAGATTATGGGAAAGTTGTTTTTGTATTTCACGTCACCATTTCGCTAATGTCACTTGGCTTCTTTTATACGGCTGTTATTAG tGGAATAGATCTAATGCCTTATATTGAAACAGTTTATAATACCGAGAACGAAAAAgttatgaaaattttgaacGACTCATCTGGATTTTTATTGGCATATACAATTCACAAAATGTTAGCGCCAATACGATTAT